A single Fibrobacter sp. DNA region contains:
- the rplA gene encoding 50S ribosomal protein L1, with translation MFRGKKYKKIAEAIEANKAYGLVEAIDILKKSEVKFDQTVEIHFNLGVDPKHSDQVVRGTVVLPHGTGRKVRVLVFCKDNNIEIAQNAGADYAGGADLVQKIQEGWLDFDSVVATPDMMPVISKVAKVLGPRGMMPSPKAGTVTVNVAQTVKELKAGKIQYRVDKGANVHAPVGKLSFSGEQLVENAKSVIDSVVKAKPQSSKGTYIKSLTLSATMAPGIKLDMALTR, from the coding sequence ATGTTCAGAGGAAAAAAATACAAGAAGATTGCTGAAGCTATCGAAGCCAACAAGGCTTACGGTTTGGTAGAGGCAATTGATATTCTTAAAAAGTCCGAGGTGAAGTTCGACCAGACCGTCGAAATCCACTTCAATCTCGGTGTGGACCCCAAACATTCCGACCAAGTGGTTCGTGGCACTGTTGTGCTGCCGCATGGTACCGGTCGTAAGGTCCGCGTTCTCGTTTTCTGCAAGGACAATAATATTGAAATTGCACAGAACGCAGGCGCAGACTACGCTGGTGGTGCTGACTTGGTTCAGAAGATTCAGGAAGGCTGGCTGGACTTTGATTCCGTCGTTGCTACTCCCGACATGATGCCGGTGATTAGTAAGGTGGCAAAGGTGCTCGGTCCCCGTGGTATGATGCCGTCCCCCAAGGCTGGTACTGTGACCGTTAACGTTGCACAGACCGTCAAGGAACTCAAGGCCGGTAAGATTCAGTACCGCGTCGACAAGGGTGCTAACGTTCACGCCCCCGTTGGCAAGCTCTCCTTCAGTGGCGAACAGCTGGTTGAAAATGCCAAGTCTGTTATCGACTCTGTTGTTAAGGCTAAGCCGCAATCTTCTAAGGGCACCTACATTAAGAGCCTTACGTTGTCCGCAACGATGGCTCCGGGCATCAAACTTGATATGGCACTGACGCGCTAG
- the rplJ gene encoding 50S ribosomal protein L10: MKAVVKKQQTVDSIVESFKGATAVYLLNYQGITVEKDNALRKALASKGVKYKAVKNTLLKRVLAALNVEGLDDQLTGATSVMVGFEEDPLLPAREIEAFHKANPDFLISKSVFLDGKAMPGTEVVNLSKIPDRKGMIAMIVSIALGPGSTIAGQIKTLQEKLEEASGSEAPAAEAAPEA; encoded by the coding sequence ATGAAAGCTGTAGTTAAGAAACAACAGACCGTGGACTCTATCGTCGAGTCCTTCAAGGGCGCAACCGCCGTCTATCTGCTCAACTATCAAGGCATTACCGTTGAAAAGGACAATGCCCTTCGCAAGGCCCTGGCATCTAAGGGTGTTAAGTACAAGGCTGTGAAGAATACTCTTCTCAAGCGCGTACTTGCTGCTCTTAACGTTGAAGGTCTCGATGACCAGCTGACTGGTGCAACATCCGTCATGGTTGGCTTCGAAGAAGATCCTCTTCTGCCGGCACGCGAAATTGAAGCATTCCACAAAGCTAACCCCGATTTCTTGATTTCCAAGAGTGTCTTCCTTGATGGTAAGGCAATGCCTGGTACCGAAGTCGTGAACCTCTCCAAGATCCCGGATCGCAAGGGCATGATCGCAATGATCGTCTCCATCGCTCTCGGACCTGGTTCCACTATCGCAGGTCAGATCAAGACTCTCCAGGAAAAGCTGGAAGAAGCATCGGGCTCCGAAGCACCTGCTGCAGAAGCAGCTCCGGAAGCTTAA
- the rplL gene encoding 50S ribosomal protein L7/L12, with protein sequence MATDIKALGDQIVGLTLLEAKALADYLKETHGIEAAAGGAVVMAAAAAAPAEEKTEFDVILVECGAKKMDVLKAVRAITGLGLKEAKDLVEKANSVVKEAMPKADAEKLKKELEDLGAKVALK encoded by the coding sequence ATGGCAACTGATATCAAGGCATTGGGCGATCAGATCGTTGGTCTTACCCTTCTCGAAGCCAAGGCTTTGGCTGACTACCTCAAGGAAACCCACGGCATTGAAGCCGCTGCTGGTGGCGCCGTAGTTATGGCTGCTGCAGCTGCAGCTCCTGCTGAAGAAAAGACTGAATTCGACGTTATCCTCGTCGAATGCGGTGCTAAGAAGATGGACGTCCTCAAGGCTGTCCGCGCTATCACCGGTCTCGGCCTTAAGGAAGCTAAGGACCTCGTCGAAAAGGCCAACAGCGTCGTTAAGGAAGCTATGCCGAAGGCTGACGCTGAAAAGCTCAAGAAGGAATTGGAAGATCTCGGAGCAAAGGTCGCTCTGAAGTAA